The following proteins come from a genomic window of Phnomibacter ginsenosidimutans:
- a CDS encoding DUF6876 family protein: MKNANDELRAYTCTENYYRHPISRLLYTDGVCAMAEKFQAYWLIDLVFSHQLTASVKKEGFQKWLLQRLTGHRFVAVADDGNGKEIARQEIQFSDFAADQCTPVPH; this comes from the coding sequence ATGAAAAACGCAAACGACGAACTGAGAGCCTACACCTGCACCGAAAATTATTACCGCCATCCGATTAGCCGGTTGCTCTACACCGATGGCGTATGTGCCATGGCTGAAAAGTTTCAGGCCTATTGGTTGATAGACCTGGTATTTAGCCACCAGCTCACGGCCAGTGTCAAAAAGGAAGGCTTTCAAAAATGGCTGCTGCAGCGCCTTACAGGCCATCGCTTTGTAGCCGTGGCTGATGATGGCAATGGCAAAGAGATTGCCCGGCAAGAAATTCAGTTCAGCGATTTCGCAGCCGACCAGTGTACCCCTGTACCTCATTGA
- a CDS encoding HipA domain-containing protein, which translates to MAMHPSNLSRLTFFEPDSVVRKSSSKSWHSFIAKTAEKWYPHESVIEYMINRIGQVLDPKMNEIKLVQANGQIRFCSKFFLNRDERLIHGAEICGEHLGDLTMAEEIANNKKTSRELFTFEFIRDSIRTVFPENFEALTTELVKMIAFDALVGNNDRHFYNWGVIGTMKKSKKLPTFAPLYDSARGLFWNYSDENLKNLLKAGQKKVLSYIENASPRISIEDNSKANHFELVDFVGRLNHEYDQIVKSMSSLENELKVLEMLEKEFFPMFIQARKSLIKEVIQTRFKKIRGY; encoded by the coding sequence ATGGCGATGCACCCAAGCAATTTATCAAGGCTTACTTTTTTTGAGCCAGATAGTGTGGTTCGAAAGTCTTCATCTAAATCCTGGCATTCCTTCATTGCAAAAACTGCAGAGAAGTGGTACCCGCATGAGTCAGTAATTGAATACATGATTAACCGTATTGGTCAGGTGCTTGATCCAAAAATGAATGAAATCAAGTTGGTGCAAGCAAACGGGCAAATCAGATTTTGCAGCAAGTTTTTTCTGAACCGGGACGAAAGGTTGATTCACGGTGCCGAAATATGTGGCGAGCACCTAGGCGACTTAACCATGGCTGAAGAAATTGCGAACAATAAGAAAACCTCCAGAGAGCTATTCACTTTCGAGTTTATAAGAGATTCGATTCGCACAGTTTTCCCCGAGAATTTTGAAGCATTGACTACTGAGCTTGTTAAAATGATCGCTTTTGATGCTCTTGTAGGTAACAATGACCGCCATTTTTACAATTGGGGAGTCATAGGCACAATGAAAAAAAGTAAAAAATTGCCTACTTTTGCCCCCCTTTACGATTCAGCAAGAGGTTTATTTTGGAATTATAGTGACGAAAATCTTAAAAACCTATTGAAAGCAGGACAAAAAAAGGTTTTGTCGTATATTGAAAATGCCTCTCCGAGGATAAGCATTGAAGATAATTCCAAAGCGAACCATTTTGAACTAGTAGATTTTGTAGGGAGACTAAACCATGAATATGATCAGATTGTAAAATCAATGTCCAGTCTGGAAAATGAGCTAAAGGTTTTGGAAATGCTTGAAAAAGAGTTCTTTCCGATGTTCATTCAAGCTAGAAAATCATTAATCAAAGAGGTAATTCAAACCCGGTTTAAAAAAATAAGGGGGTACTGA
- a CDS encoding retropepsin-like aspartic protease: MQELKSAKNHKGQSFTVSSQTRLREIITECHVSLPFKPGVSPGSHPTPQPTKALWDTGATSCAITRDLAIRLGLSPTGKAQVHHADGVTEKNTYFVNIFLPNKVAFVFIPVTECESTAGAFDIIIGMDLITRGDFAITNQGGKTTISFRVPSNTTIDFNTDDNLDANNNSVPGPKSAEQQSTTNFTGVSQNAPCPCGSGKKFKRCHGKV; the protein is encoded by the coding sequence ATGCAGGAATTAAAGTCCGCCAAAAATCATAAAGGCCAATCCTTTACAGTTTCTTCTCAAACCCGCCTCCGAGAAATAATTACTGAGTGCCATGTTTCCCTTCCTTTCAAGCCAGGGGTCTCGCCAGGTTCACACCCGACACCTCAGCCTACAAAGGCTCTTTGGGATACTGGAGCTACTAGTTGCGCAATTACACGAGATTTAGCAATTAGATTAGGATTATCCCCTACTGGAAAAGCACAAGTGCATCATGCGGATGGAGTTACAGAAAAGAATACTTATTTCGTAAATATCTTTTTACCAAACAAAGTCGCATTTGTATTCATTCCAGTAACTGAATGCGAATCTACTGCAGGTGCTTTCGATATAATTATTGGCATGGATTTGATTACCCGCGGCGATTTCGCAATTACCAATCAAGGCGGCAAGACAACAATATCTTTCAGAGTTCCTTCGAACACCACGATTGACTTCAATACTGACGACAATCTGGATGCAAATAACAATTCTGTTCCAGGCCCTAAATCGGCAGAACAACAATCTACTACTAATTTTACGGGTGTTTCACAAAATGCGCCATGCCCTTGTGGAAGCGGCAAGAAATTCAAGAGGTGTCACGGTAAAGTCTAA
- a CDS encoding PP2C family protein-serine/threonine phosphatase, producing MRTRTCEKSGATLGGVYIEGNKAICFWVGDVKILHFRNNELVFESKPHSLTTELQERGIVMDAGAIASHRHIVTRSIQGDDSNPIADFYETSQLSHDDSFLLCSDGFPLQQIYSASFMENMLISIQTHGITANASDDSSVAFIAV from the coding sequence ATGCGAACCCGTACCTGTGAAAAATCAGGCGCTACGCTTGGAGGTGTTTACATAGAAGGTAATAAGGCAATTTGCTTCTGGGTCGGTGATGTCAAAATCCTTCACTTCAGAAATAACGAACTCGTATTCGAATCCAAGCCGCATTCCTTAACAACTGAGCTACAGGAGCGAGGTATAGTTATGGATGCTGGAGCCATCGCATCCCACCGCCATATTGTTACAAGATCTATTCAAGGTGACGATTCAAATCCGATTGCAGACTTCTATGAAACCTCTCAACTATCACATGATGATTCTTTTCTCCTATGCTCTGATGGTTTCCCTCTGCAGCAAATCTATTCCGCTTCCTTTATGGAAAACATGCTAATTTCCATACAGACGCATGGCATTACCGCAAATGCTTCAGACGATTCATCTGTGGCGTTTATTGCCGTTTAA
- a CDS encoding protein phosphatase 2C domain-containing protein: MKVWSHTVKGRKPVNEDYLLYQDLGDGRYICLIADGMGGYAKGDVAAKLVAENMLALLSSQKQVDRA; this comes from the coding sequence ATGAAAGTGTGGAGTCATACAGTAAAAGGTCGAAAGCCTGTTAATGAGGATTACTTGCTATATCAAGACCTGGGCGATGGTAGATACATTTGCCTGATTGCTGATGGTATGGGTGGCTATGCCAAAGGAGATGTGGCTGCCAAACTGGTTGCGGAAAATATGTTAGCACTTCTCTCTTCGCAAAAGCAAGTCGATCGAGCCTGA
- a CDS encoding ATP-binding protein encodes MRQQILNTIEAIRSHYDPEYHLSFDRLDREIKNKELKSLLSFYLDRASRYEYLSDKAYGAYNDFLQNLDEGFSFKFQQLGLIFELGFPKRHLKESIDADCTFFTFGERVIKDILDPDSDLNTRRLEEKVLDDELSEAVGINQKLRAFIQQFKIESKKTSEHLASENTQSEDTTQSADHEVPDTSANENPISSLADKNSRRNDEDDEGGIIDTSNTPIDTPPIEPANIIEHEAPEYDVMIGKNGDSTQFGILGKTVTGKSIAVDLSETNTISLFGVQGGGKSYTIGTVTEMVLKPFNKVNKIEAPLAGVIFHYSESMDYEPEFTSMIYPNDKDAELRKLKQEFGAEPGRIEDVVLLTPKDKVEARKVEYPSIDVFPIAFNSKELNVQDWMFLLGAIGNDSTYIKQLKAIMKDRRNNLSLDHIGLSVEISELLSNSQKALAKQKLSFAREYIDDAVYLRDQLKPGRLIIVDLRDEFIVKDEALGLFVIMLNIFSGVKNWKGVHFNKFIVFDEAHKYMDNKDLTGNIVTAIREMRHKGVSIMIASQDPPSLPNEIIELSSIVLLHKFNSPQWLKHIQKSVTQLSALTPADMSALMPGEGFLWSSKASDKAITVKPVKISTRPRVTKHGGGTIQATGQK; translated from the coding sequence ATGAGGCAACAGATTCTGAATACAATTGAAGCTATTAGGTCTCACTACGATCCTGAATATCATCTTTCATTCGATCGCCTTGACCGGGAAATAAAAAATAAGGAACTTAAGTCACTACTCTCATTCTACTTAGATCGGGCATCGAGGTACGAGTACTTGTCAGACAAAGCTTATGGCGCATATAATGACTTCTTACAGAATTTAGATGAGGGCTTCTCATTTAAGTTTCAGCAGCTAGGACTCATCTTTGAACTCGGTTTCCCTAAAAGGCACCTGAAGGAGTCAATAGATGCAGATTGTACATTCTTCACCTTTGGTGAACGTGTGATCAAGGATATTCTTGATCCTGATTCTGACCTCAATACAAGGCGCCTGGAGGAGAAAGTACTGGACGACGAACTGAGCGAAGCAGTTGGTATTAACCAGAAGCTCAGAGCGTTTATTCAGCAATTCAAAATCGAAAGCAAAAAGACGAGTGAACATTTAGCATCAGAAAACACTCAGTCTGAGGACACAACACAAAGCGCAGACCACGAAGTCCCAGACACTTCTGCCAACGAAAATCCAATTTCATCGTTGGCAGATAAAAACAGTCGCCGAAATGATGAAGACGATGAAGGTGGTATTATTGATACTTCAAATACGCCAATTGATACGCCGCCTATTGAACCTGCGAATATCATTGAACATGAGGCCCCGGAATATGATGTAATGATTGGTAAAAATGGAGATAGTACCCAGTTCGGAATCCTCGGAAAAACCGTGACAGGAAAATCAATAGCTGTGGATCTTAGCGAAACCAACACCATAAGTCTTTTTGGCGTGCAGGGTGGCGGCAAAAGTTATACTATTGGAACAGTGACAGAAATGGTTCTAAAACCATTCAACAAAGTCAACAAGATAGAAGCGCCACTGGCAGGTGTCATATTTCATTACAGCGAGAGCATGGATTATGAGCCAGAGTTCACTTCAATGATTTACCCAAATGACAAGGATGCCGAATTAAGAAAGCTAAAGCAAGAATTTGGCGCAGAGCCAGGTCGAATTGAAGATGTGGTTTTGCTTACCCCAAAGGATAAAGTAGAAGCAAGAAAGGTGGAATACCCTTCAATTGACGTTTTTCCTATTGCCTTCAATTCAAAAGAACTGAATGTGCAAGACTGGATGTTCTTGCTGGGAGCTATCGGCAATGATTCGACCTATATCAAACAGTTGAAGGCCATCATGAAGGATCGACGGAATAACTTATCGCTGGATCATATTGGACTCAGTGTAGAGATTTCGGAACTCCTATCAAATAGTCAGAAAGCATTGGCCAAACAAAAGCTGAGCTTTGCCAGGGAGTACATAGATGATGCTGTGTATCTACGTGATCAATTGAAGCCTGGCCGACTAATAATCGTAGACCTTCGTGATGAATTTATTGTGAAGGACGAAGCTCTCGGCTTGTTCGTAATTATGCTCAATATTTTCTCTGGAGTCAAAAACTGGAAAGGTGTGCATTTCAATAAGTTCATTGTGTTTGATGAGGCCCATAAATACATGGACAACAAAGACCTCACAGGCAACATAGTAACTGCTATCAGAGAAATGCGCCACAAGGGAGTAAGTATAATGATTGCCAGCCAGGATCCACCTAGCCTTCCTAACGAGATAATTGAACTGAGCAGTATTGTCCTGTTGCACAAATTCAACAGTCCGCAATGGTTAAAGCACATTCAGAAATCTGTCACCCAACTTAGTGCATTAACACCCGCTGACATGAGTGCATTAATGCCCGGTGAAGGTTTCCTTTGGTCGTCCAAAGCTTCTGACAAAGCAATAACAGTGAAGCCTGTAAAAATTTCAACCAGACCCCGTGTTACCAAACACGGTGGAGGAACAATCCAAGCTACTGGTCAAAAATGA